The Streptomyces sp. NBC_01775 genome includes a region encoding these proteins:
- a CDS encoding ABC transporter substrate-binding protein: protein MPTRRKVLAWGAAAATATPALAACGESAGAARMTTATRRRPGQKVRLVFWTWVPLQKAAALWNKHHPDIQVDVQTVPANTSGGYQKMHSSLKAGDPPDLAQIEYWALPEFMLANGLTDLSEYGADKLKDSYVDWQWKQGVFAGRTHAMPQASGPMGYFYRKDLYEKWDVEVPRTWEAFREAAVKIKKRGGGSLITAFPPANAQWFSSFPWQRGAHWVRVEDDTWVVDLTGKESMEVAAFWDGMLRDKLLAPIQDSQSAFFKGLQTGQLASWLGAQWQDALVRGNAPGTKGKWRVAELPQWQAGEHASANWGGSSTAILQGSRHPVEALKFAHWLNTDPASIDLLVAAGYGWPAARIDLKKSALGKPDPFFGGQRYNEVFQVSDRNVDTSWRFSPTTTQSFAHIQDNIGRVVAGHGSVQDALRDAQEKFVDDLKAKGLKARSAS, encoded by the coding sequence ATGCCCACCCGAAGGAAAGTCCTGGCATGGGGCGCCGCGGCGGCCACCGCCACCCCCGCGCTCGCCGCCTGCGGCGAGTCGGCGGGCGCCGCCCGTATGACGACGGCCACCCGGCGCAGACCCGGTCAGAAGGTCCGGCTCGTCTTCTGGACCTGGGTCCCGCTCCAGAAGGCCGCCGCGCTGTGGAACAAACACCACCCCGACATCCAGGTCGACGTGCAGACCGTGCCCGCCAACACCTCGGGCGGCTACCAGAAGATGCACTCCAGCCTCAAGGCGGGCGATCCGCCCGACCTGGCGCAGATCGAGTACTGGGCGCTGCCGGAATTCATGCTCGCCAACGGCCTCACCGACCTCAGCGAATACGGGGCCGACAAGCTCAAGGACAGCTACGTCGACTGGCAGTGGAAGCAGGGCGTCTTCGCCGGCCGGACCCACGCCATGCCGCAGGCCTCCGGCCCCATGGGCTACTTCTACCGCAAGGACCTGTACGAGAAATGGGACGTGGAGGTCCCCAGGACCTGGGAGGCCTTCCGCGAGGCCGCCGTGAAGATCAAGAAGCGCGGCGGCGGCTCCCTCATCACCGCCTTCCCGCCCGCCAACGCCCAGTGGTTCTCCTCTTTCCCCTGGCAGCGCGGCGCGCACTGGGTCCGCGTCGAGGACGACACCTGGGTTGTCGACCTGACCGGCAAGGAGTCCATGGAGGTCGCCGCCTTCTGGGACGGCATGCTGCGCGACAAGCTCCTCGCCCCGATCCAGGACTCGCAGTCCGCCTTCTTCAAGGGCCTTCAGACCGGCCAGCTCGCCAGCTGGCTCGGCGCCCAGTGGCAGGACGCGCTGGTACGCGGCAACGCCCCCGGCACCAAGGGAAAATGGCGGGTGGCCGAGCTGCCGCAGTGGCAGGCGGGGGAGCACGCCTCCGCCAACTGGGGCGGCTCCTCCACCGCGATCCTCCAAGGCTCCCGCCACCCCGTGGAGGCGCTGAAGTTCGCGCACTGGCTCAACACCGACCCCGCGAGCATCGACCTGCTCGTCGCCGCCGGATACGGCTGGCCGGCGGCCAGGATCGACCTGAAGAAGTCGGCGCTGGGCAAGCCGGATCCCTTCTTCGGCGGCCAGCGCTACAACGAGGTCTTCCAGGTGTCCGACCGGAACGTGGACACCTCCTGGCGCTTCTCCCCGACCACCACACAGTCCTTCGCGCACATCCAGGACAACATCGGCCGGGTCGTCGCCGGGCACGGCAGCGTCCAGGACGCGCTCAGGGACGCGCAGGAGAAATTCGTGGACGACCTCAAGGCCAAAGGGCTGAAGGCGAGGAGCGCGTCATGA